A single region of the Bacillus cereus genome encodes:
- the sasP gene encoding small acid-soluble spore protein, SasP family, with the protein MANQSSYNQLVVPGATAAIDQMKYEIAQEFGVQLGADSTARANGSVGGEITKRLVAMAEQSLGGFQK; encoded by the coding sequence ATGGCAAACCAAAGTTCTTACAATCAATTAGTAGTACCAGGAGCAACAGCTGCAATCGATCAAATGAAGTACGAAATCGCTCAAGAATTTGGTGTACAATTAGGAGCAGATTCTACGGCTCGCGCTAACGGTTCTGTTGGTGGAGAAATTACAAAACGTCTAGTTGCAATGGCTGAGCAAAGCCTTGGCGGATTCCAAAAATAA